The genomic window TGGCCTGAAACACGGACGGGAGCACCTGGCCAAGGGCGATGCCCGCGACGATGCACAGTGCGACCCACACGGTCAGGTAGCGCTCGAAAAAGCCGATCGCAGGGCGACTCGCGCGTGAAATCGAATCAGTGCTGCTCATCGTCGGTTCCGATGAATGCTGCCGGATCCTCGAAGCCCCAGTGTGCAGTGATCGGCTTGCCCGGCCAGATCGTGCAGACCTCACCGGCAGCCTGATCGCACCCGGTGATAACGAAGTCCATCTGCGGGGCATCCGGCTTGCCAAATTCGTCCCAACTCTTGCTGCGAAGGCCGGCGGTGTCGTAGTCGGGGGCTTCGCATCGCTCGACGGCGAACGGGTTGATCGTTCCGGACGGATGACTCCCCGCGCTAAAGGCTTGAAAACGGCCCTTGCCGAGCGCGCTAAAAAGCGCCTCGGCCATGTGCTTCGGGCACTGTTGCCCGTGCATGGAACGAGGATGTTGCAGGTCCGGTCACGCATGTACTGCTCCGGTCGGAATTGCGCCTGCGCAGCAGGCGACGGGGGAAACACCGGGAGCGCGCGAGCGGTCGCGTGACTCGCCATAAATCGACGCATGGTCTAGCGTGCGAAACGTCTCCCAGGCTACGCCCTGCGGGTCGACGGTCCAGGTCTTGTCTGACTTCGCGTAGCAGCACGTCGTTGCGGTCTGGTCCGTCACCGGCACTTCAGCATTGGCAAACCGTGATCGCATCTCGGTCAGTTCCTCGTCCGATTCCACCTGAATGCCCAGATGGTCGATGCCGGGGCGAACGCCTCGTTGCGAGATCGCGAAGTTGACCTTCGGGTCGCTCAATTCCCACTTGCAATAGTCGGACTTCGAAACTGTCGGCTCGGCGCCGCCGAACATGGCGACGTAGAAGCGCGTACTCGCTTCGAGATCCTCGACTGCAACGTGAATGTGCATACGTTTCATGACTTCGCTCCCTTGCATTTAGGGGCGTCGACGCCGCAAGCGGCTCCCGCGCAACAGTTTTCGGTCAGGAACCCGATAAGCCCGTTCATCGCATCGAAGTTCGCCGAGTAGTAGATGAAGCGGCCTTCCTGCTGACCGTTCACGAGTCCGGCGTGCGACAGGTCCTTCATGTGAAATGAAAGGCTTGATGGCGACAGACCCACTTGCTGTGCTATCTCACCTGCTGCCATGCCCTCGGGGCCTGCAACAACGAGAGCACGGAAGATGGCCAGCCGCGATTCATGAGCGAGAGCGCCTAACGCGCGTACGACGAGGTTCGTGTCCATGACTGCATCGTAGGTGCTTTGATTCAACAATTCAAGTATTATTGAATCGACGGGCGAATGTGAGAAAGAACGAGCCGATCGAAGGAAGACTTCATGAAGCATTTTCGGA from Caballeronia insecticola includes these protein-coding regions:
- a CDS encoding ArsI/CadI family heavy metal resistance metalloenzyme, yielding MKRMHIHVAVEDLEASTRFYVAMFGGAEPTVSKSDYCKWELSDPKVNFAISQRGVRPGIDHLGIQVESDEELTEMRSRFANAEVPVTDQTATTCCYAKSDKTWTVDPQGVAWETFRTLDHASIYGESRDRSRAPGVSPVACCAGAIPTGAVHA
- a CDS encoding ArsR/SmtB family transcription factor — its product is MDTNLVVRALGALAHESRLAIFRALVVAGPEGMAAGEIAQQVGLSPSSLSFHMKDLSHAGLVNGQQEGRFIYYSANFDAMNGLIGFLTENCCAGAACGVDAPKCKGAKS